In one window of Zingiber officinale cultivar Zhangliang chromosome 11A, Zo_v1.1, whole genome shotgun sequence DNA:
- the LOC122031938 gene encoding homeobox-leucine zipper protein HOX4-like isoform X1 — protein MNRLSSSGSFSGHEGKDVSCSEEEKEKQKERLIIQQSLFADGVEEGEEELCSYGQSSLGEKKRRLSVDQVKALEKNFETENKLDPERKVRLAQEVGLQPRQVAIWFQNRRARWKTKQLERDYAVLKARHDALKLDFDALRREKEALEGNVKELKAEVARSATKSIEKGAEEDKSSVFVYRYGASDSDSSAVFNDETSPRSAAVLEPHGFMGLGSQSSSLFEIKAQGEMMMNYSDEKSLYGDDQDPCSSFFSKEAAPSLSWYYSDGNDTISIV, from the exons ATGAACAGGCTCAGCAGCTCAGGCTCCTTTTCAGGACATGAAGGAAAAGATGTTAGCTGTTCTG aagaagaaaaagagaagcagAAAGAAAGATTAATAATCCAGCAGTCTCTGTTTGCAGATGGTGTGGAGGAGGGAGAAGAGGAGCTGTGCTCCTACGGACAGTCATCGCTCGGAGAGAAGAAGCGCCGGCTGAGTGTCGATCAAGTGAAAGCTCTAGAGAAAAATTTTGAAACGGAGAACAAACTAGACCCGGAGAGGAAGGTGAGGCTGGCGCAAGAAGTAGGCCTGCAGCCGCGCCAAGTGGCGATTTGGTTCCAGAACCGCCGCGCCAGATGGAAGACGAAGCAGCTGGAGAGAGACTACGCCGTGCTGAAAGCCCGGCATGATGCGCTCAAGCTCGACTTCGATGCGCTGCGCCGCGAGAAGGAGGCGCTCGAAGGAAAT GTGAAGGAGCTGAAGGCCGAGGTAGCGAGATCCGCAACGAAGTCGATCGAGAAAGGCGCGGAAGAAGATAAAAGTTCAGTCTTTGTCTACAGATACGGCGCTTCGGACAGCGATTCCAGTGCTGTGTTCAACGACGAAACTAGTCCCCGTTCCGCGGCGGTGCTGGAGCCGCACGGCTTCATGGGGCTCGGCTCTCAAAGCTCCTCCTTGTTCGAGATCAAAGCTCAAGGCGAGATGATGATGAACTACTCTGACGAGAAATCCTTGTATGGAGATGATCAGGATCCCTGCAGTAGTTTCTTCTCTAAAGAAGCAGCGCCGAGCCTCTCCTGGTATTACTCCGATGGGAATGATACGATCTCTATCgtgtaa
- the LOC122031938 gene encoding homeobox-leucine zipper protein HOX4-like isoform X2: MNRLSSSGSFSGHEGKDVSCSEEKEKQKERLIIQQSLFADGVEEGEEELCSYGQSSLGEKKRRLSVDQVKALEKNFETENKLDPERKVRLAQEVGLQPRQVAIWFQNRRARWKTKQLERDYAVLKARHDALKLDFDALRREKEALEGNVKELKAEVARSATKSIEKGAEEDKSSVFVYRYGASDSDSSAVFNDETSPRSAAVLEPHGFMGLGSQSSSLFEIKAQGEMMMNYSDEKSLYGDDQDPCSSFFSKEAAPSLSWYYSDGNDTISIV; this comes from the exons ATGAACAGGCTCAGCAGCTCAGGCTCCTTTTCAGGACATGAAGGAAAAGATGTTAGCTGTTCTG aagaaaaagagaagcagAAAGAAAGATTAATAATCCAGCAGTCTCTGTTTGCAGATGGTGTGGAGGAGGGAGAAGAGGAGCTGTGCTCCTACGGACAGTCATCGCTCGGAGAGAAGAAGCGCCGGCTGAGTGTCGATCAAGTGAAAGCTCTAGAGAAAAATTTTGAAACGGAGAACAAACTAGACCCGGAGAGGAAGGTGAGGCTGGCGCAAGAAGTAGGCCTGCAGCCGCGCCAAGTGGCGATTTGGTTCCAGAACCGCCGCGCCAGATGGAAGACGAAGCAGCTGGAGAGAGACTACGCCGTGCTGAAAGCCCGGCATGATGCGCTCAAGCTCGACTTCGATGCGCTGCGCCGCGAGAAGGAGGCGCTCGAAGGAAAT GTGAAGGAGCTGAAGGCCGAGGTAGCGAGATCCGCAACGAAGTCGATCGAGAAAGGCGCGGAAGAAGATAAAAGTTCAGTCTTTGTCTACAGATACGGCGCTTCGGACAGCGATTCCAGTGCTGTGTTCAACGACGAAACTAGTCCCCGTTCCGCGGCGGTGCTGGAGCCGCACGGCTTCATGGGGCTCGGCTCTCAAAGCTCCTCCTTGTTCGAGATCAAAGCTCAAGGCGAGATGATGATGAACTACTCTGACGAGAAATCCTTGTATGGAGATGATCAGGATCCCTGCAGTAGTTTCTTCTCTAAAGAAGCAGCGCCGAGCCTCTCCTGGTATTACTCCGATGGGAATGATACGATCTCTATCgtgtaa